In Gossypium hirsutum isolate 1008001.06 chromosome D06, Gossypium_hirsutum_v2.1, whole genome shotgun sequence, one genomic interval encodes:
- the LOC107901473 gene encoding cytokinin riboside 5'-monophosphate phosphoribohydrolase LOG8 isoform X2: protein MALLTIKGCFLADRVFALLLLYVKRKLDLVYGGGSVGLMGLISKTVYDGGCHVLGIIPKALMPLEISGETVGEVRTVLDMHERKAAMARESDAFVALPGGYGTMEELLEMITWSQLGIHKKTVGLLNVDGYYNNLLALFDNGVKEGFIKPSARHIIVSAPTAKELMEKMEQYTPCHEHVAPQESWQMEQLGDYPNQLNAQ, encoded by the exons ATGGCACTGTTGACCATCAAAGGTTGTTTTCTTGCTGACAGGGTATTTGCTCTTCTTTTACTATAC GTTAAGAGGAAGCTAGACTTGGTGTATGGAGGGGGAAGTGTTGGGTTGATGGGTTTGATATCCAAGACAGTATATGATGGAGGCTGTCATGTTCTTGG GATAATTCCAAAAGCTCTCATGCCTCTTGAG ATATCAGGAGAAACAGTTGGGGAAGTAAGAACCGTTTTAGACATGCATGAGCGCAAAGCTGCAATGGCCCGAGAATCCGATGCCTTTGTTGCTCTTCCTG GTGGATATGGAACTATGGAAGAGTTGTTGGAGATGATAACATGGTCCCAGCTTGGAATACATAAGAAAACT GTTGGTTTGCTAAATGTTGATGGTTACTACAATAATTTGCTTGCTTTATTTGACAACGGGGTTAAAGAGGGATTTATCAAGCCAAGTGCTAGGCATATAATTGTCTCTGCTCCAACAGCCAAAGAACTCATGGAGAAGATGGAG CAATACACACCTTGCCATGAACATGTGGCTCCTCAAGAAAGCTGGCAGATGGAGCAACTTGGTGATTATCCCAATCAACTAAATGCGCAATGA
- the LOC107901473 gene encoding cytokinin riboside 5'-monophosphate phosphoribohydrolase LOG8 isoform X1: MEDEKARSKFKRLCVFCGSNSGHRQVFSDAALELGNELVKRKLDLVYGGGSVGLMGLISKTVYDGGCHVLGIIPKALMPLEISGETVGEVRTVLDMHERKAAMARESDAFVALPGGYGTMEELLEMITWSQLGIHKKTVGLLNVDGYYNNLLALFDNGVKEGFIKPSARHIIVSAPTAKELMEKMEQYTPCHEHVAPQESWQMEQLGDYPNQLNAQ, translated from the exons ATGGAAGACGAGAAAGCCAGAAGCAAGTTCAAAAGGTTGTGTGTTTTCTGTGGCAGCAACTCTGGACATAGACAAGTCTTCAGCGATGCTGCTCTTGAATTGGGCAATGAACTG GTTAAGAGGAAGCTAGACTTGGTGTATGGAGGGGGAAGTGTTGGGTTGATGGGTTTGATATCCAAGACAGTATATGATGGAGGCTGTCATGTTCTTGG GATAATTCCAAAAGCTCTCATGCCTCTTGAG ATATCAGGAGAAACAGTTGGGGAAGTAAGAACCGTTTTAGACATGCATGAGCGCAAAGCTGCAATGGCCCGAGAATCCGATGCCTTTGTTGCTCTTCCTG GTGGATATGGAACTATGGAAGAGTTGTTGGAGATGATAACATGGTCCCAGCTTGGAATACATAAGAAAACT GTTGGTTTGCTAAATGTTGATGGTTACTACAATAATTTGCTTGCTTTATTTGACAACGGGGTTAAAGAGGGATTTATCAAGCCAAGTGCTAGGCATATAATTGTCTCTGCTCCAACAGCCAAAGAACTCATGGAGAAGATGGAG CAATACACACCTTGCCATGAACATGTGGCTCCTCAAGAAAGCTGGCAGATGGAGCAACTTGGTGATTATCCCAATCAACTAAATGCGCAATGA
- the LOC107901473 gene encoding cytokinin riboside 5'-monophosphate phosphoribohydrolase LOG8 isoform X3, which translates to MALLTIKGCFLADRVKRKLDLVYGGGSVGLMGLISKTVYDGGCHVLGIIPKALMPLEISGETVGEVRTVLDMHERKAAMARESDAFVALPGGYGTMEELLEMITWSQLGIHKKTVGLLNVDGYYNNLLALFDNGVKEGFIKPSARHIIVSAPTAKELMEKMEQYTPCHEHVAPQESWQMEQLGDYPNQLNAQ; encoded by the exons ATGGCACTGTTGACCATCAAAGGTTGTTTTCTTGCTGACAGG GTTAAGAGGAAGCTAGACTTGGTGTATGGAGGGGGAAGTGTTGGGTTGATGGGTTTGATATCCAAGACAGTATATGATGGAGGCTGTCATGTTCTTGG GATAATTCCAAAAGCTCTCATGCCTCTTGAG ATATCAGGAGAAACAGTTGGGGAAGTAAGAACCGTTTTAGACATGCATGAGCGCAAAGCTGCAATGGCCCGAGAATCCGATGCCTTTGTTGCTCTTCCTG GTGGATATGGAACTATGGAAGAGTTGTTGGAGATGATAACATGGTCCCAGCTTGGAATACATAAGAAAACT GTTGGTTTGCTAAATGTTGATGGTTACTACAATAATTTGCTTGCTTTATTTGACAACGGGGTTAAAGAGGGATTTATCAAGCCAAGTGCTAGGCATATAATTGTCTCTGCTCCAACAGCCAAAGAACTCATGGAGAAGATGGAG CAATACACACCTTGCCATGAACATGTGGCTCCTCAAGAAAGCTGGCAGATGGAGCAACTTGGTGATTATCCCAATCAACTAAATGCGCAATGA